In Phyllopteryx taeniolatus isolate TA_2022b chromosome 6, UOR_Ptae_1.2, whole genome shotgun sequence, one genomic interval encodes:
- the LOC133479727 gene encoding double-strand-break repair protein rad21 homolog A-like encodes MFYAHFVLSKRGPLAKIWLAAHWDKKLTKAHVFECNLESSVESIISPKVKMALRTSGHLLLGVVRIYHRKAKYLLADCNEAFIKIKMAFRPGVVDLPEENREAAYNAITLPEEFHDFDQPLPDLDDIDVAQQFTLNQSRVEEITMREDVGNLSLLQDNDFADFGMDDREMMRDASTFEEDIMHGATASNLLLEAEPGPANLPDKSNHMEYDDFGDASMGNSDGGMLVDKLLSSEDGGGIFDDPPAITASVMMPPDHGDDEDDFDNLQSPGPDSPDSGPAEPLPAMADQTEQTTLVHNEEEAFALEPIDITVKETKAKRKRKLIVDSVKELDSKTIRAQLSDYSDIVTTLDLAPPTKKLMMWKETGGVEKLFSLPAQPLWNARLLKMFTRCLTPLVPDELRKRRKGGEADSLDEFLKELENPEVPREDVLGQHRDVIDQTIVEEPSMLAVSAMEGSRTTLDETVMPPPSTPRGVKRKTLEKESTLPMAALEQQQPQQLADRSVLSQRLDMSQVDLPPEETTVNLTQLVPELDLIGEKSKDKKDESDEEDEEGQAGDQDQEEKRWNKRTQQMLHGLQRVMAKTGADSVSLLDLCRNNNKKQAAAKFYSFLVLKKQQAIEVTQTDPYSDIIATAGPRFHLI; translated from the exons ATGTTCTACGCCCACTTTGTCCTCAGCAAACGTGGGCCGCTGGCCAAGATCTGGCTGGCGGCCCACTGGGACAAGAAGCTGACCAAGGCTCATGTGTTTGAATGTAACTTGGAGAGTAGTGTGGAGAGCATCATCTCACCCaag GTGAAGATGGCATTGCGTACATCTGGTCACCTGCTTCTCGGGGTGGTGAGAATCTACCACAGGAAGGCCAAGTACCTGCTAGCCGATTGTAATGAAGCCtttatcaaaatcaaaatggctTTCAGACCAG GTGTGGTAGATTTGCCCGAGGAAAACAGAGAGGCGGCATACAATGCCATCACCTTACCTGAGGAGTTCCATGACTTTGACCAACCGCTTCCTGATCTGGA TGACATTGATGTGGCCCAACAGTTCACCCTGAACCAGAGCAGAGTGGAGGAGATTACCATGAGGGAGGATGTTGGCAATCTCAGTCTTTTGCAAGACAATGACTTTG CTGACTTCGGCATGGACGACCGGGAGATGATGCGCGATGCCAGCACGTTTGAGGAAGACATCATGCATGGTGCCACAGCCTCTAACCTTTTGCTAGAGGCTGAGCCTGGTCCAGCTAATCTGCCCGATAAATCCAACCACATGGAGTATGATGACTTTGGTGATGCCTCCATGGGCAACAGTGATGGAGGGATGTTAG TGGATAAGCTGCTTAGCTCTGAAGATGGAGGTGGCATTTTTGACGACCCTCCAGCCATCACTGCGAGCGTCATGATGCCTCCGGATCATGGAGACGATGAGGACGATTTTGACAACCTCCAGTCAC CGGGTCCAGACAGCCCTGACTCGGGTCCAGCAGAGCCACTACCAGCCATGGCTGACCAAACCGAACAGACCACTCTTGTTCATAATGAGGAGGAAGCATTTGCACTGGAGCCCATCGACATCACTg TGAAAGAGACCAAGGCCAAGCGTAAGAGGAAGCTGATTGTGGACAGCGTGAAGGAGTTGGACAGCAAAACCATCAGGGCTCAACTCTCCGACTACTCGGACATTGTCACCACCCTGGACCTTGCCCCTCCCACGAAGAAGCTGATGATGTGGAAGGAGACTGGGGGAGTGGAGAAGCTCTTCTCTCTTCCTGCTCAGCCTCTTTGGAATGCCAGGCTGCTCAAG ATGTTCACACGTTGCCTGACACCTCTGGTGCCAGACGAgttgaggaagaggagaaaggGTGGCGAAGCAGACAGTTTGGATGAATTCCTCAAAGAGCTGGAGAACCCAGAGGTGCCCAGAGAGGATGTTTTGGGTCAGCACAGAGATGTCATTG ATCAGACGATCGTGGAAGAGCCCAGTATGTTGGCTGTCTCTGCAATGGAAGGGAGTAGAACAACACTGGATGAGACTGTCATGcctcccccctccacccctcgtGGTGTCAAACGCAAGACCCTTGAAAAGGAGAGCACCCTGCCT ATGGCTGCCTTGGAACAGCAGCAGCCACAACAGCTGGCCGACCGCTCAGTCTTGTCTCAGAGACTAGATATGTCGCAGGTCGACCTCCCCCCGGAGGAGACCACCGTCAACCTCACGCAGCTCGTTCCGGAACTGGACCTCATTGGAGAGAAGAGCAAAGACAAGAAGGATGAGAGTGACGAAGAG GATGAAGAAGGTCAGGCTGGAGATCAGGACCAGGAAGAGAAGCGATGGAACAAGAGAACCCAACAGATGCTACATGGGCTTCAG CGCGTCATGGCCAAGACTGGAGCAGACTCAGTCAGCCTGCTTGACTTGTGCCGGaacaacaacaagaagcagGCTGCTGCTAAGTTCTACAGTTTCCTGGTCCTCAAGAAACAGCAAGCTATCGAAGTCACCCAGACAGACCCTTACAGCGACATCATCGCCACCGCTGGACCAAGATTCCACCTTATTTAG